CATCACGTCGCCAAGGCGGGTTTTCAGGCCGCGGCGGTTGGGGATGCCGGTCAGGTCATCGGTCGAGGAGAGCTGCTCGAGATAGGCAATCCGCTCCGCCTGTACCGACATGCGCTGTTCGGCGGCGGCGGCGTAGCTCAGAACCTCGCTCACCAGTTGCCAGCCGTTGCTGTCAAACTTGATCTGGGCGTCTGACGCCGTCTGGATCAGGCGACCGGCCAGCTGGCTGACATAGGGATTGATATCCATCTTGGGCTCTTTGCGGGCACGATGATGCGTCATGACGAACTCCTTACCGGTTTTGTCGACTGCATCTCACCATGCAAACGGAGTGCCACAATGATTGGCATTTAGTTTATTGAAATATATCGGTTATTTCGACTTCTTGTCAGGGTTGTTTGCGGCATTTTTTGCCGGAAGGGTGCGGCCTTTGCCGATGGCATCGCGCCCGAATTTGGCCCTGAGCGCATCAAGGGCACGTTCAGTTGTGGCGCGTTTGGTGCGGCCGGGGTCGATAAGATCCGGCTGGTCGGCCTCGACCGGCGGGCGGAACTGCGATCCGCCGATGCCGATCAGCCGGTAGGGCGTGCCGTCCGCCAGCGGCTTCAGCATGTCGCGGCCCACTTCAAACAGGGTTTCGGCAAGCTGGGTAGGCGCATCGAGCGTGCGGGAGCGGGTGACCGTCCGGTGCATGCTGGTTTTCAGCTTCAGCGTGATGGTGAGGGCGGCGAGGTTCTTCTTTTTCAGGCCTTCGGATGTGCGCTCGGCCTGCCGCCACAGATGATCTTCAAGGGCTTCGAAATCCGCCAGATCGCGGTCCAGCGTGATCTCGGACGATACGCTTTTCACCGGCTGATCGGCGGAGACACGGCGGCGGTCCTCGCCGCGTGCCAGATGATAAAGGCGCGATCCCATATCGCCGTAGCGGCGCACCAGCCGGCTTTCGTCCATCCCCTGCAACTGGCTGATCATGGTCAGCCCGTCCTTTTGCAGTTTGGCGGCCATCTGCGCACCGACCCCATAGATGCGACTAATGGGGAGGGCTGCGAGGATGGTTTTCGCGTCGCTTTCGCCGATCACGGTGAAGCCGCGCGGCTTTTGCATGTCGGAGGCGAGCTTCGCGAGGAATTTGTTGGGGGCAAGGCCCACGGAAATCGTGATGCCGATTTCGCGTTCGATTTCGGCAGCTAGGCGCGCAAGCATCACGGCGGGCGGTGCGCCGTGCAGGCGCTCGGTACCGGAAAGGTCCATGAAAGCTTCGTCGATGGAGACAGGCTCCACAAGCGGTGTCAGGCGCGCCATCATGGCACGGACCTGCAGCCCCACTTCCTTGTATTTCCGCATATCGGGCATCAGGACGACGGCGTCAGGGCACAATTTCCGCGCCTGATACATCGGCATCGCCGACCGCACGCCTGACAGCCGGGCGATAT
The Gimibacter soli DNA segment above includes these coding regions:
- a CDS encoding DNA polymerase IV, which encodes MTPVPFLCRDGFHRFEAMPGPAPCPVCDSRRTVGHAELVGLTIAHMDCDAFYATIEKRDDPGLKDKPLIIGGTGGRGVVSTACYIARLSGVRSAMPMYQARKLCPDAVVLMPDMRKYKEVGLQVRAMMARLTPLVEPVSIDEAFMDLSGTERLHGAPPAVMLARLAAEIEREIGITISVGLAPNKFLAKLASDMQKPRGFTVIGESDAKTILAALPISRIYGVGAQMAAKLQKDGLTMISQLQGMDESRLVRRYGDMGSRLYHLARGEDRRRVSADQPVKSVSSEITLDRDLADFEALEDHLWRQAERTSEGLKKKNLAALTITLKLKTSMHRTVTRSRTLDAPTQLAETLFEVGRDMLKPLADGTPYRLIGIGGSQFRPPVEADQPDLIDPGRTKRATTERALDALRAKFGRDAIGKGRTLPAKNAANNPDKKSK